TAGGGCACTGTTTTAAGTAGATCAGGAAGATACTCCCAAGTGGTATGGTCAGGATGCAAGTGAGACCACTGCACAAGAACGTGTTAGGGGCATTGATCCTTGGTAGATAACTCTCTTTTCCAGCACTGCCAATGGTTCAAAATCTTCTGCCAAGTCCTCAGCTGGAGGGGGTAAATGAGGACTGGTGATTTCTGTAGGGCCAACAGATATCTTTAGCAAAGAAACATGGAAAACAGGGTGAATCTGTATATCTGGGGGTAGCTTCAGATGGTAGGCCACCTTTCCCACCTTAGCCTTGACTAGAAAAGGCCCAAAGTACTTAGTTCTCAACTTAGATGCAGGGGAAGGTGAGAATGCATGCTGCTGAAATTGCTTATACACCATGTCTCCTACCTCAAACAGCCTCTCACTTCTCCTTCTGTCAGCAATTTGTTTCATCCAATTTTGCGCTACTGCCAGCTCCTTTTTTATCACTTGCAACACCTCTTGCTGCTGCTGCAAATAATAGTCCACCGCCCCTTCAGTATTAGGAGATTGTATTACAGCAGGTAGCAGTGGGGGTTTGTACCCAAACAAGGCTTCAAGGGGAGCTCTCTTGAGTGAACTGTGGAAGCtcgagttataccaccattgagcaaGGGACAGCCCCTTGTTCCAGCTCTTAGGCTTCGAAAAACAAATGCACTGGAGGTAGTTCTCCAAGTTCTGATTGACCCTCTCCGTCTGCCTATCAGTTTTAGGGTGATAGGCCGTTGACATGTGTAGCTTCACCCCTAAATTCCAGAACAACTCCTGCCAAAAGGTGTTGGTGAAAATCTTGTCCTTATCTGAAACTATGGATGGTGGCAGCCCATGGATTTTTAAAACAGAATCCAGCAGTAGATGTGCCACTTCTTGAGCTGTAAAAGGGTGGGCCAGACTCAAGAAGTGTGCAAATTTAGTCAATcagtccaccaccaccaaaataaCATCCTTCTCTTCAGAGTTGGGCAATCCTTCCATAAAATCCATGGAGATCTGTTACCAGGCTTGCCCCCGGAATGGCTAATGGCTGCAGCAGACCAGGATAGGTAGCCTGATCATGCTTGCAATGTTAGCATACCGCACTGGTCAAGACAAATGCAGTCACATCCTTCTTAAGTTTTTGCCAAAAAACAATTTCTTCACCCTATGATAGGTGACCCTTAGCCCCGAATGTCCCCCCCAAGGGAGAGCTGTGCAAGGACTGCAAAATCCGCTCCTTCAACTGGTCATCATCCTGTACCACCAACATCCCATTAAATCTCAATAACCCTGCTGAAAGAGAGTATCCCTGTTTACTTGCTGGCTGAATGGCTAGCTGTGACACAAGGGTCTTTTAGTCCATTCTCATTTTTCATAGCTAGCTGAAATCTCCTGTACCCAATCAGGGACTATAGTAGAAATGGCTTGACAGCTGTCTGTTTCTTCCCTTCTTGAGAAAGTGTCTGCCACTATATTCTCCTTACCTTTCTTGAATCACGTAATCCAACCCCAGCAATTTGGTGACTCTTTTTTTCTGCAGCTGTGTATGTAATTGTTGctgtataaaaaatttaaggctCTCATGATCTGTCCTTATCACAAACTGATTCCCTTCCAGGTAATGTCTTCACTTCTCCACTGCAAACAATACTGCAATCAGCTCCTTATCGTATATGCTTAGTCCCAAATGCTTTGGGGCTAAAGCTTGACTATTATACACCAAGGGCCTCCCATCCTGCACCACAGCCCCTATCCCCATGTCACATGCATTAGTTTCTAGGATAAATGGCTTTGAGAAATCAGGTAAAGCCAATATAGGTTCCCTAGTCATGGCTGCTTTCAATGCTTGGAATGCATCCTCAGGACTCGGGTTCCATTGGAAGCTGTCCTTCTTAAGCAACTCAGTTAGAGGCCTGCTAATTATTCCTTAATTTTGGATGAACCTTCTATAATAGCCTGTAAGGCCCAGGAACCCCCGCAGCTCCTTAACAGTCTTTGGCCTGGGTCAATCAACCATGACAGCAATCTATTTTAAGATAAGTTTGCACTCCCTCCCCTGATATAATGTGGCCCAAATATTCCACCTGTGTCTTAGCAAAAGTACACTTGGACAACTTTACATACAATTAATTAGATCTAAGGATTTTAAATGCTATCCTCAAATGGTCTAGGTGTTGTTCAAATGTAGAGCTGTAAATGAGGATATCATCGAAAAATACAAGGATGAATTTTCTCAAGTAGGGGCTGAATATATGGTTCATTAGGGATTAGAGAGTTGCAGGAGCATTGGTCAAATCAAAGGGCATGACAGTGAATTTATAAAGCCCTTGGTGAGTTCTAAAAGCAGTTTTGGTATCAGCAGGgttcatcctaatttggtgataCCCTGCCCTTAGGTCAAGTTTTGGAAAAACAGTGGCTGAAGTTAGTTCATCAAGAAGGTCCTCAATGATGGGAATTgggaatttgttctttatgGTGATGGCATTCAACTGacggtaatccacacaaaaatgCCAAGttccatcatttttcttaactAGTAAGATAGAAGCAAAGGGGCTTTGGCTTGGTTGGATAATTGATTTGGCTAACATCTCTTTGACCAACAGATCCACCTGTAAGACCTAATGTTTACAGGTTCAGAATTTGGCTTTAGGTGAATAGAGTGGTAAAAAAATCGGTTAGGGGGTAAGGTAGTGGGCTCAGCAAATATATcctcaaattcaatcaaaagtAAATGCAAGGGGTCTGGAGAATGTACCTTCATAAGAGAGTGTAAGGTAGAACCAGCTGCAGGTATAAGATGTTCACCAGCCACTACTTCCTCCTTGCTGTTACCCTCCAATTCTACAGCATATATAAAGTACAATTGAGCCCCTGAAGTGCCCTCTTGCTGGAGCCTTTTCTGCATCTTCTTACTGTCAGGACCCTATGGCTTTCTGGggaaaatttgtatttttacttaCTATGGGTGTAACAATAGATGGTTAAAATGGGTGAAGGATGTAACGGTAGTGGGTTTAGGCTGTTGGGTGGCAGTTAGATGGTTTAGGCTGTTGGGTAGTTAGATGGTTAGAGGGGCTGTTAGTACTGTTAGTATTGTTAGAATAACAAGTGGCTGTTAGGGTTGTAACTACCAAGGAGTGACGGGAAGAGGGGGCTATATAAAGGCTTCCCTATTCAATGAAAGGGCATGGAAAATTCATAGGAGAATCATACATTTCCCtctctttatcttcaatttcCCTCCCCAGATTCCTCTGTtcagtctctctctcttctctctcccccttttctttctaATCCTAATTCCCCTTATCCGAGGAGGATTCCACTGCCAGGACACGAGGTCCTGACACTTACCTGTAATTAATTTACATTCTCCAGTCTCTAAACTCCCTGTCAAGGTCAATTTCTTCCCCTCCATTTCAAATGTTACCTCTAGTTTGTTGAAATCAAACACTAGAGGGCTGACcattttcatccaatccaccccaaggACTCTATCACACCCTCCCAATTTCAGGATTCTGCAGAACTCCTGCCCTTGCATCTTCCATTGAAAGTTTTGACACTTATATCTACTAATCATCTTGTTGCCGTTGGCCACTGTAACTGATAAGGGGAATATGGCCAATGTGGGGCATTGTAGTTCCATGGCAGTggcttcatccaagaagctgtgGGTGCTGCCACTGTCCATCAAAATTATCAATCTCCTCTTCCTGTAATTCCCCTTTACCTTAATTATCTTCCCCGATGGACAGCCTTGCAAGGCATGCAGGGAGATTTCTCCATCTTCCTCCCCTGCTGTTCCTTCCTTTGCATTTTCCATTTCATGAGCAACACCTTCTTCTCcctccacttcttcttctaaccCCTCCGTTTGCAACAGCTGCCTCTTACATGAATGACCGGGGCTGTATTTTTCCCCACACCCAAAGCATAGCCCAAGCTTTCTTTTCTGCTCCACAGATAGGGGTTTAACCAGTGCTGGGCTTGGTATGGCCTTAGGAATTAAGGTCCCTCTCTGAGCTACGGGGTTGGA
The sequence above is a segment of the Diospyros lotus cultivar Yz01 chromosome 7, ASM1463336v1, whole genome shotgun sequence genome. Coding sequences within it:
- the LOC127805643 gene encoding uncharacterized protein LOC127805643, translated to MRNEYRWQEFAEDFSEWFGERSMADIIEENKLKQKGSVMEYQERFEELKSLMLNSHPTLTEAYFVLSFISGLNEELHPTVKMMHPVAVKQAAEKARLKELAQEAIFRKHKLQPKANPVSNQSIGGSLKASNPVAQRGTLIPKAIPSPALVKPLSVEQKRKLGLCFGCGEKYSPGHSCKRQLLQTEGLEEEVEGEEGVAHEMENAKEGTAGEEDGEISLHALQGCPSGKIIKVKGNYRKRRLIILMDSGSTHSFLDEATAMELQCPTLAIFPLSVTVANGNKMISRYKCQNFQWKMQGQEFCRILKLGGCDRVLGVDWMKMVSPLVFDFNKLEVTFEMEGKKLTLTGSLETGECKLITELEGNSKEEVVAGEHLIPAAGSTLHSLMKVDLLVKEMLAKSIIQPSQSPFASILLVKKNDGTWHFCVDYRQLNAITIKNKFPIPIIEDLLDELTSATVFPKLDLRAGYHQIRMNPADTKTAFRTHQGLYKFTVMPFDLTNAPATL